From Alosa sapidissima isolate fAloSap1 chromosome 7, fAloSap1.pri, whole genome shotgun sequence, the proteins below share one genomic window:
- the phf8 gene encoding histone lysine demethylase PHF8: MASVPVYCLCRLPYDVTRFMIECDVCQDWFHGSCVGVEEDKAAEIDLYHCPNCQVSHGPSVMRKRRGAHKSDVGGGVRDPSRPVKTGSAQFVRELRSRTFPNADEILLKPTGAQLTVEFLEEHSFSVPVMVLRRDGLGMSLPPSSFAVSDVAHYIGGDKEIDVIDVCRQADLKMRLGDFVEYYNSPNRDRVLNVISLEFSETKLSNLVETPKIVRKLSWVENLWPEESVFERPNVQKYCLMGVKDSYTDFHIDFGGTSVWYHVLRGEKIFYLIRPTPANLALFERWSSSSNQNEMFFGDQVDMCYRCSVKQGNTLFIPTGWIHSVLTPVDCLAFGGNFLHSLNIDMQLRAYEIEKRLSTADLFRFPNFETVCWYVGKHLLDTFRGLRENRRHPASYLVHGAKSLNNAFRTWTRKESLTEHEDEIPETIKTQQLVKDLAKEIRLVEDIFQQNLGRGGVPYPGPPGFQTPHPKAQVSSPPNSGRPPGKKRGPKPKDMPMGGGVSSPSPKKKSLKKEIKTEAGELDLLEIHTKHTLKKFQPGNKAKSKNKLELPSACLDDFEGKLNKSKLKLVLTNGKLGKKGGRGASSNGDKRVSQFQPLLPSSALSDMDSEDELQIDESPPPRRKATPNKKKLAAVGLPRKLPRAKPCSDPHRVREPGEVDFDIEEDYTTDEETLTMQAMKGGAGGILDLLKASKQVAGLDSALSEEAPASPSTRDAIQGMLSMANPPSSSSSSSSSSSPLSVSGGAAEGMLKERGRATWVAGPKKSDKKAVVQRPGKRPIKRPARHLSDDDSPDEQETLGTCFKDSEYVYPSLESDEEDHASKAKMKRKRNWDDSPWSPKARVTPTLPKQERPVREGVRVASVETGLAAAAAKLAQQEHQKTTKRKYTKKRPSAPPPPLPQAELAPPSPLMPSEPPPEAVQEERRLEAYSASLLDHEYTAGPGPFGPGGPRGSAAMAPGVFLTSRRPSLSPQNSSSYSPSAPSPAGQTSPGASGGGQGKRPKKGLATAKQRLGKILKIHRNGKLLL, encoded by the exons ATGGCTTCGGTTCCTGTATACTGCTTGTGCCGACTTCCCTATGATGTGACACGCTTCATGATTGAGTGTGATGTTTGTCAAGACTGGTTTCATGGAAG TTGTGTTGGTGTAGAGGAGGACAAGGCTGCAGAGATTGACCTCTATCATTGTCCCAATTGTCAGGTTTCACATGGCCCCTCTGTCA TGCGTAAGCGACGTGGGGCTCACAAGTCAGATGTAGGCGGTGGAGTGAGGGATCCAAGCCGACCAGTGAAGACTGGCAGCGCCCAGTTTGTGAGGGAGTTACGTAGCCGCACGTTCCCAAA tgcgGACGAGATCCTCCTGAAGCCGACTGGGGCCCAGCTCACAGTGGAGTTTCTGGAGGAGCATTCCTTCAGTGTCCCTGTCATGGTCCTGAGGAGGGATGGCCTGGGCATGAGCCTGCCCCCATCATCTTTTGCTGTCAGTGATGTGGCGCACTACATTG GTGGTGACAAGGAGATTGATGTGATTGATGTTTGCCGCCAAGCTGACCTAAAGATGAGACTTGGGGATTTTGTTGAGTACTACAACAGCCCCAACAGAGACCGAGTGCTCAATGTGATCAGCCTTGAGTTCTCAGAAACCAA GTTGTCTAACCTGGTAGAAACCCCAAAGATAGTAAGGAAGTTGTCGTGGGTGGAAAACTTGTGGCCTGAAGAGTCTGTGTTTGAAAGGCCCAACGTGCAGAAGTACTGCTTGATGGGTGTGAAGGACAGCTACACAGACTTCCACATTGACTTTGGAGGAACCTCTGTGTGGTATCATGTTCTACGA GGTGAGAAGATCTTCTACCTAATCCGTCCCACCCCTGCCAACCTGGCCCTGTTTGAGCGCTGGAGCTCGTCGTCCAATCAGAATGAGATGTTCTTTGGCGATCAGGTGGACATGTGCTACAGGTGCTCTGTCAAGCAAGGAAACACGCTCTTCATTCCAACAG GATGGATCCATTCTGTTCTCACACCTGTTGACTGCCTTGCTTTTGGGGGCAATTTCCTTCACAGCCTCAACATTGACATGCAGCTTCG TGCGTACGAAATTGAAAAAAGGCTGAGCACTGCAGACCTGTTCAGATTCCCCAATTTTGAGACCGTTTGCTGGTATGTTGGCAAACATCTTCTGGATACATTCAGAG GTTTGAGAGAGAACAGACGTCATCCTGCCAGTTATCTGGTCCATGGAGCCAAATCTTTGAATAACGCCTTCCGGACCTGGACACGTAAAGAG TCACTGACTGAGCATGAAGATGAAATCCCAGAGACCATAAAAACGCAGCAGCTGGTTAAAGACTTGGCAAAAGAGATTCGACTGGTTGAG gATATCTTCCAGCAAAACCTGGGTCGTGGTGGAGTCCCGTATCCTGGCCCACCGGGTTTCCAGACACCTCACCCCAAAGCCCAGGTATCCTCCCCTCCGAACTCGGGGCGCCCCCCAGGTAAGAAGAGAGGTCCTAAACCCAAAGACATGCCCATGGGAGGAGGCGTGAGTTCCCCAAGTCCCAAGAAGAAGAGCCTGAAGAAGGAGATCAAGACGGAGGCAGGAGAGCTGGACCTTCTGGAGATTCACACCAAACACACGCTCAAGAAGTTTCAACCCGGAAATAAAGCCAAGAGCAAGAACAAG TTGGAGCTGCCTTCAGCCTGTCTGGATGACTTTGAGGGCAAACTGAACAAGAGCAAACTGAAGCTGGTGCTGACCAATGGCAAATTAGG GAAGAAGGGAGGTCGAGGGGCGAGCTCGAACGGAGACAAGCGTGTCTCCCAGTTCCAGCCGCTGCTGCCCAGCTCGGCTCTGTCCGACATGGACTCCGAGGACGAGCTGCAGATAGACGAGTCACCACCCCCTCGTCGCAAAGCAACCCCCAACAAAAAGAAACTAGCGG CTGTGGGACTTCCCAGGAAACTCCCGCGGGCTAAGCCTTGCTCAGACCCTCATCGTGTGCGTGAGCCAGGGGAGGTGGACTTCGATATCGAG GAGGACTACACCACGGATGAGGAGACTCTAACAATGCAGGCAATGAAGGGTGGAGCTGGGGGCATCCTGGACCTACTCAAGGCCAGCAAACAGGTGGCTGGCCTGGACTCTGCTCTCAG TGAGGAGGCTCCTGCCTCTCCCAGCACAAGAGATGCCATTCAGGGCATGCTGTCCATGGCCaaccctccctcctcttcctcctcctcatcgtcgtcatcctctcctctctctgtgtccggCGGAGCCGCCGAGGGAATGCTGAAGGAGAGGGGCCGGGCCACCTGGGTTGCGGGTCCCAAGAAGAGCGACAAGAAGGCTGTGGTCCAGCGGCCAGGGAAGCGCCCAATCAAGCGCCCGGCCCGTCACCTCAGCGACGACGACAGCCCTGACGAGCAGGAGACTCTGGGGACCTGTTTTAAGGACTCCGAATATG TGTACCCCTCCCTGGAGTCTGATGAGGAGGACCATGCCTCAAAAGCAAAGATGAAAAGGAAGAGGAATTGGGACGATTCGCCCTGGAGTCCAAAAG CCCGTGTGACCCCAACACTGCCCAAGCAGGAGAGGCCGGTTCgagagggagtgagggtggCGTCTGTGGAGACCGGTTTGGCGGCTGCTGCTGCCAAGCTGGCACAACAG GAGCATCAGAAGACCACCAAGCGGAAATACACCAAAAAGCGCCCGTCTGCCCCACCGCCACCTCTGCCCCAGGCCGAGCTGGCTCCCCCGTCGCCCCTGATGCCCAGTGAGCCCCCGCCCGAGGCCGTGCAGGAGGAGCGCAGGCTAGAGGCGTACTCGGCCAGCCTCCTGGACCACGAGTACACGGCGGGACCTGGCCCCTTTGGCCCCGGGGGGCCGAGAGGAAGTGCCGCCATGGCGCCGGGAGTCTTCCTCACGTCCAGAAGGCCCTCGCTGTCTCCACAGAACAGCAGCAGCTACTCACCCTCTGCCCCATCCCCGGCTGGCCAGACCAGCCCTGGGGCTTCTGGAGGAGGACAAG GGAAGCGTCCAAAGAAAGGACTTGCCACGGCCAAGCAGCGGCTTGGGAAAATCCTGAAAATCCATCGGAACGGCAAGCTGCTCCTGTGA